The DNA sequence AGCATTTAAAAATATTAAAATATTCTGGATTGATACTCAGTGAGAAGAAAGGCCAATACGTATATTATAGTTTGAACACTTCTGTTTTAGACGATTTATTATCTTGGATAATGGGCTTAAAATAATAATTAGGATGTGAATATAAAATGTTAGATACTATTAAAAATAATAAGATGGGATTGATTATTTGGGTTATATCACTATTGACATGGGTTCTATCTTTAGCATTTCTTCCAAATAATATTGCTATGCAATATCACGATAATGGAACAATTAGTTGGTCAATCAACAAATACTTAGGTGCTTTGATCTTTATGGCTATAATATCTTTCATATATATCTACTATATGATTTTACCTGTTATTGATCCTAAAAAAGCAAACTATAGAAATTTCAATACTACTTATTCATTAATAATATCTACTATCTTAATACTCGTATATTTTGCCGAAGTCTTAATCATACTCTCAAATTTTGGCATCACTTTTAATAGTAAATTAATTCTTAATTTGGTGTTAGCTTTATTATTTCTTATTGTAGGAAATTATTTTCAAAAAATACGTACTAATTGGTTCATTGGTTTTAGAACTCCGTGGACTTTATCAAGTGAAAAAAATTGGAAAAAAACCCATAGATTAGTAGGTAGAATTTATATTCTCTTAGGAATATTATGTTTAATTTTTCCTTTTATGAATATACAAACAAACTGGATCCTTTTAATAACTATAATAATATTTGCAATTATTATCCCTTATATTTACTCATATCTCATTTATAAGCAATATCAAAAATGATAAAAAAATCGAGTACCCACTTTGAGTACTCGATATTTTATACTTAATTAAACGTTGAATCTGAAGTGTACAACGTCACCGTCTTGCATGATATAATCTTTACCTTCTAAGCGCATTTTACCTGCTTCTTTAGCACCTTGTTCACCTTTGTTATCTACAAAGTCTTGGTAGCTTGTAACTTCGGCACGGATGAATCCGCGTTCAAAGTCAGTATGGATGATACCCGCACATTGCGGTGCAGTCATGCCTGTTTTGAATGTCCAAGCACGTACTTCTTGTACACCTGCAGTGAAATATGTCGCAAGTCCTAATAAGTCGTATGTGCTGCGGATTAAACGGTCTAAACCTGGTTCTTCAATACCTAAGTCTTCTAAGAACATTTCTTTATCTTCATCGTCTAATGTCGCGATTTCTTCTTCGATTTTCGCGCTGATTACGATAACTTCTGAGCCTTCGTTATCAGCGTATTCTTTAATTGTTTTAACTTTTTCGTTATCCGCTTCATTCACTTCATCTTCGCCAACATTCGCAATATAAATCATTGGTTTTGAAGTTAAAAGCTGTGCTTGTTTAACGTATTTCGCATCTTCTTCATTGAATTCTAAACTGCGAATCGGATCTCCTGCTTCTAATGCTTCTTTAATACGTTCTAAAATACGTACTTCGTTAACTGCATCTTTGTCTTTTTGACGTGCCATTTTTTCAAGTCTCGGCAAACGTTTGTCGACAGATTCTAAATCCGCAAGTACTAATTCCATATTGATAACTTCGATATCATCTAATGGATCTACACGTCCAGATACGTGTGTCACGTTATCATCATCGAATGCACGCACGACTTGGCAGATTGCATCTACTTCACGAATGTGAGATAAGAATTTATTTCCTAATCCTTCACCTTTAGAGGCACCTTTAACAATCCCTGCGATGTCTGTGAATTCGAAAGTTGTAGGAATTACTTTTTTCGGATTAACGATGTCTGATAGTGCATCTAAACGTGAATCCGGTACTTCTACAATCCCAACGTTAGGATCAATCGTAGCGAATGGGTAGTTCGCCGCAAGTGCACCCGCTTTTGTTATTGCATTAAATAGTGTAGACTTTCCGACGTTTGGTAAGCCTACGATACCAGCTGTTAAAGCCATTAGTCATTCTCCTTCTTTTTCGTATCATTTGATACAAGTATTTTCTTTAATTTCTTATTAAACTCTGTACGAGGCATCATAATACTTCGATTGCAATGTTCGCATTTAATTCTAATATCTGCACCCATACGAATAATTTTAAATCGATTAGCGCCGCAAGCATGCGCCTTTTTCATCTCTACAATATCATTCAGACCATACTGAGCCACCATTTACAATCCTCCATCATTATGAATTCTTATCATTGAGGTTTCTGTCCATCAAACTGCATCATAATCGGAACAGGTGATTTAATTCCCTCTTGATTCAAGAAATTAGCAACCTCTTTACGCAAGATACGTGATCCTGGTACTGCATTATTCGGCGTTGTTTCAGCCGCAATTTTCAAGATGTATGCATTACCTGTTAAATCCTCAATACCGAGAATTTCAGGTTTTGAGACGAAGACATAGTAGCTTGAATGTAATGTATCCAAGAACTCCTTAAGTTTGCTTTCTACCTTATCGACATCTTCATCCATTGCAATCGGCACTTCTATTAATGCCTTGCCGTTACTGATTGAGAAGTTGGTAATCTCTGACATCACGCTGTTCGGTAAAACTACTAATTCACCTGTATAAGCATGAATGCGTGTTGAACGCAGACCAATGGACTGAACTGTCCCTTCAGTAATAGGAGTCCCGTTCAAGTTAATTTTAACATAATCACCTACATCAAAATGGTTCTCGAATATAATAAAGAAGCCAGTAATGATATCTTTTACAATCGTCTGTGCACCAAAGCCGATAGCTAAACCGACTACACCAGCTCCGGCTAAGAGACCTGTGACACTGATACCGAATTTTCCAAGTATCGTTGTCAGCACAATAAACCATACAACATAACGTACTACGTTTTTTAATAAGGCTGTCAGTGTGACAGAACGTTTTCTGCCATGCGGATTGCGGTTTTGCAATTTAAAGAACTGATCAATTGATTTATTAACAAGGTTGATGATGATAATCGCAACTACAACGTAGATTACAATCATAATCAGCTTGTTCAAGATGTCAGCATAGGTGTCTGGTTTTGTCAGGGGTTCAATAAGTGAATTGAACACACCTTGTAATGTATTCCAAAAGGTATTCAAATAATCGTCCTCCTGTCCTTTAACAACAAATATATATTTTACCATGAATAAAACATAATTTCTTATGATTCACTATTTAATTGTTGTATTAAACGCATGAATTCCTCCTCTGACTTAAACTCAAAGGTAATTTGTCCTTTATTCTTTTTCGTAGTAATCGCGACTTTTGTGCCATAGTGTTCTTGAAGCAGACGTTCTTGTCTTTGAATCATGCGCGGTTTCTTTTGACTAGCTGCTTGTGTTGTCTGCTTTGTATCAGATGTCATTTCAGACAAATATTGTTCTAGATAACGGACACTCCATGATGCTTTCATTGCTTGTTCAGCAACTTGTTTCATCAATGCCTCGTCTTTTAAAATCAATAAAGTTCTGCCGTGTGCACCTGATAACCGACCGTCTTCTACCCATTTTGCGATAGATTCAGGCAAGTTCAGCAATCGCAGCATATTGGCAATATAGGGCCGTGATTTTCCTAGACGCTGTGCGACGTCTTTTTGTGTCAAATGCAGATCATCCATCAGTTTACGGTAGCTTTTCGCTTCTTCTATTGCATTCAAATCTTCACGCTGCAAGTTCTCTATAATCGCCAGTTCCATCATCTCAGCATCTGTCATTGTTTTAACGATAGCCGGAATTTCAGTCTTCCCAGCTTTTTTAGAGGCTCTGAAACGCCGCTCTCCTACAACAATATGATAGCCTTGTACGGTTTTGCGCAAGATGATGGGCTGCAAAACACCATGTTCACGAATTGAAGCCGCAAGATCGTCTAGCTTCAAATCATCAAAATGTTTTCTAGGCTGATACGGATTCGGCCGTATTTTATCTAAAGCTACACTTTCAACTTTGTGTTCTTGCTCATTACTCGAGTCATGCACGTTTCAGTCACCTCGCTTTGTTTTAAATTGAACATTATTAGTCCAAATTCTTATTTTTGTTCCTCTCTTATTGTATGAAAAATAGCGCACGCAATAAAGCAATTTTTCTTGTGAACTCTAAAAACTAGCCCAAAGTATGAGGGTTGAAAATAAAAATTTTCAAAAAATTTTAAATTCCTTTATCCCTTGATACTCTAGGGGTTAACTCGGTTTTTATTTTCAGTATAGACCTACTATTCTGAAAATTCTGTTGACAAACGATTCAGAACCAATATACAATGTGGTCATCAACAAAAAAACAAAACATTTTTCACCAAGAATGACAATTGAATATCGTTTCTAAACACGATAATAAGGAAAGTAGAACTTACACTGCTGGCACAGAGAGCTTCCGTCCGCTGAAAGGAGGCACAGAAAGAAAGTTTGAAAATGGCCTTGGAGTGGTGGTGTCGATATGAGGCATCAACGGGGGCGCCCGTTACAGCGCTACAGTATTAACATTTTTGCATAATGGCGTACTGGAATGACGCATAACGTTATTTTAAAAAATCTTGCAGCGATTGCTGATATATAGATAACGTACCACGGACTTCAGTATCTGCCATGAACAGATTTAGCGTACTGGAAGAGGTTGCTTTAGCAATAAAGCAGCGAATTAAGGTGGTACCGCGAAGCTCAAGCTTTCGTCCTTTACATCCGAATCTTTTTTCGGGTTTAAAGGACGGAAGCTTTTTTTCGTGGTCAGCTTCCCTCCTTAGTTCCAGACCTTCCGCAGCCAAAAGCAATCTCAATAACTAAAGGAGTGTATTTCAATGTCACTATCACCAGAAACAAATTTAATTAAGTACCATCAATTCCCGAACATTGCAGCAGCCAACCCGCCACTTTACGACTCATCGACTTTCCCGACAGCATTGATCGGTTCAGAGGTCCCTTACGATTACGCAAGATCAGGTCATCCGAACAGAGCATTGTTAGAAGAAAAGCTTGCAGCCTTAGAAGATGCCGAGTACGGAATCGCATACAACTCAGGAATCGGCGCAATTTCAGCAGTCTTCTTCTTACTGAAAGCCGGAGACCACTTAATTATTCCTAACGATGTATACGGCGGAACATATCGCCTATGCGAACATGTATTGCCAGGATTTAATATCGAGGTCACAGCTGTTGATACAACCAATCCATTAGAAGTGGAGCAAGCGATTCAAGACAATACGAAATTGATTCACCTTGAAACACCTTCTAACCCATTGTTTAAAGTGACAGATATCCAAGCGATTACAGAAATAGCGAAAGCACATGATGTACTCGTTTCAGTGGATAACACTTTCTTAACACCGTTATCGCAAAAGCCGCTGCATTTAGGTGCAGACATCGTCATCCACAGTGCAACGAAATTCTTAAGCGGCCACAGTGATTTAATCGCCGGTGCAGTAGTTACAAATAATGCGGAAGTTGCGGAATCTTTGAGATTCCTGCAAAACACTTTAGGAAGCGGATTATCAGCTCAAGATAGTTGGACATTAACGAAACATCTTAAAACGCTTTATGTCCGCTGGAATCAATCAGTGAAAAACACTGAAAAAATCGTTGAATTCTTAAGAACACGCCCTGAAATTACTGACGTGTATTACCCAGGAAATGATGACATTAACCAACGCCAAGCTGAAAACGGCGGTGCAGTACTCGGCTTTAGATTAAGCGACCCTGATAAAGTGCCGACATTCGCTAAAGCCTTGAAAATCCCGCAAATCGCAGTCAGCTTAGGCGGCATTCAAACCATCGTATCTCATCCAGCCACAATGTCGCATGCTTCTGTTCCAGAAGATGTGCGCAACGAACGCGGAATAACGTTCGATCTATTGAGACTGAGTGTGGGCTTAGAAGACCCAGACGAGTTGATAGCAGATTTTGAAGCAGCATTGGAGGAAGCATACTATGAGCCGATTTCTACAAACTTTGAGCAACAACGTATTAGTAGCTGACGGTGCAATAGGAACGATTCTCTACTCAGAAGGGATCGATACTTGTCCTGAAGCATATAACCTGACACACCCTAAGAAAATAGAACAAATTCATCGATCTTACATTGAAGCTGGTGCAGATGTGATTCAAACCAATACTTATGGTGCTAACTTCGAAAAACTTCAAGTTTTCGGGTTGGAACACCAAGTGAAAGATATCATTCGTGCCGGCGTAAGAATAGCAAAGCAAGCAGCCAATGAAGACACTTTTATATTAGGAACTGTTGGAGGTTTTAAAGGTGTGAAACAAAATGAATTGTCGCTTTCGACAATCCTTTATCACACTGATATTCAAATTGAAACATTGATAGACGAGGGTGTCGACGCACTCCTCTTTGAAACTTACTATGATTTAAACGAACTCTTGCAAGTGATCAGAGCGACGAAGAAAAAGTATAACATTCCTGTTATCGCACAATTAACCGCTTCTAGCACCAACTACTTGCAAGACGGAACTGAAATTAACGAAGCATTAAAACAAGTGGAAGCTGAAGGTGCAGATGTCATCGGCTTAAACTGCCACCATGGCCCGCACCACATGCAGCAATCTTTCACACATATCGAGATTCCGCAGCACGCGATTCTCTCATGTTATCCGAATGCCAGCCTTCTTGATTTTGAAGACTCAGCCATTCATTACAGCGATAACGCCGCATACTTTGGAAAAATTGCGGAAACCTTAGTGAAAGAAGGCGTCCACTTAATCGGCGGGTGCTGCGGTACCACACCTGAACATATCCGCTTCATCAAACAAGCGGTGAAAGGTTTGAAACCGGCTTTAGAAAAGAAAGTCATCCCGATCAGAAGAAAAAGCAATTACCCTTCTATCCCGGTGCAAAAAGACAATCTGACAACTAAAGTCAAAGCAGGCCCGACAGTTATTGTAGAACTTGATACACCGAAACACTTAGACACAACCAAATTCTTTGCCAATGTCAAAAAGTTAGACAAAGCGAAAATCGACGCGATTACATTAGCAGACAACTCGCTAGCAACCGTTCGTGTCAGCAACATCGCAGCTGCCAGTATTATTAAGCAGAATTACAATATTGAACCGCTCGTGCACATTACCTGCAGAGACAGAAATTTAATCGGTTTACAATCTCACTTGCTCGGCCTATCACTGCTCGGCATCAATGAGATACTCGCGATTACAGGTGACCCATCTAAAGTGGGGCATCTGCCAGGTGCATCGAATGTTTATGATGTAAATTCTAAAGGCTTAGCTGAACTTGCTGTACGTTTCAACGACGGCCTTAACATTGACGGCGGCGCATTGAAAACAAAAACCAACTTCAATATTGCCGGTGCATTCAATCCGAATGTCCGCAAGATGGAAGCAGCAATCAAACGGTTAGATAAGAAAGTCGACAGCGGTATGAATTACTTTATTACACAGCCGGTTTACACGGTCGAACGTATTAAAGAAATCGCTGAAAAGACTGCACATCTCGATACACCGTTCTTTATCGGTATCATGCCGATCACAAGTTATCGAAACGCACAATTCTTACACAATGAAGTGCCTGGCATTTCATTGCCAGATGAAGTATTAGAACAGTTTGAAGCGGTCAAAGATGATAAACAAAAAACCAAAGAATTAAGCTTGCGCATCTGCCGCAAACTTATTGATGAAGTGATACAACACTTTAACGGTCTTTATCTGATTACACCTTTCGAACAAGTAGATTATTCACTCGAACTCTCAACTTATTTTAAAACTCAAACTGAAAAAAACCAGGAGGCAATAATATGACAATTAAAACAGCTAATATCGGATTCCCACGTTTAGGACGCAAAAGAGAATGGAAAAAAGCAATCGAAAGTTACTGGGCAGGCAAAACAAACTATGATGAATTAACAACTACATTAAACGACTTGCACAAAGAAAACTTATTATTACAAAAACACTACAACATCGACAGTGTACCAGTTGGAGATTTCTCATTATATGACCACGTTTTAGACGTATCATTATTATTCAACATCATTCCAGAACGTTTCCAAGGTCAAGAAGTTAATGATGATTTATTATTCGATATCGCACGCGGTACTAAAGAAAACGTAGCAAGTGCTTTAATCAAATGGTTCAACACTAACTACCACTACATCGTACCTGAATGGGACAACGTAGAACCTAAATTAAACCGCAATGTCTTATTAGAACGTTTCGAATTTGCAAAACAATTAAATGTGAATGCACACCCAGTGATCTTAGGTCCTGTAACATTCGTTCAATTATCACGCGGCGGAGAACAATCATTTGAAGAAAAAATCGAAGCATTGCTTCCATTATACAAAGAAGTATTACAATCACTTGTTGATGCAGGTGCTGAATACATCCAAATCGATGAACCTGTATTAGTTACAGATAACGCAAAAGAATTACAAGACGTTACACGTCATGTCTATGACTACTTCGAAAAAGCTGGATTAGCTGACAAATTAGTCATCCAAACTTACTTCGAACATGTTGATTTAGACTTCGTCAACACATTACCAGTTAAAGGTTTCGGTTTAGACTTCGTTCATGACCGCGGCGAAAACTTAAAACAAATCAAAGAAGGCAAATTATCTAAAGATAAAGCTTTATATGCAGGTATTATCGACGGCCGCAACGTATGGGCTGCAGATATCGAAGCGAAAAAAGAATTAATCGAAACATTAGAAAACTATACAGACGAATTAGTCATCCAACCTTCTTCTTCTTTATTACACGTACCTGTTTCATTAGATCATGAAGAATTAGATGAATCTATCGAAGAAGGCTTAAGCTTTGCGACTGAAAAATTAGACGAATTAGACGCTTTAAAACGTGTTATCAACGATAATGACAGCGAAAAATACGATCAATTAAAAGCAGCTTACGAACGCTTCCAAAACCAAGCATTCAAAAACCTTGAATATGACTTTGACAGCGTACGTACACATCGTGAATCAGCATTCCCTGAACGTAAAAAAGTTCAAGATGCACGCTTAAAATTACCAGAATTACCAACAACAACAATCGGATCATTCCCGCAAACTAAAGAAGTTCGTAAAAAACGTGCAGACTGGAAAAACCACCGCATCAGCGATGAAGAATATAACCAATTCTTACGCGATGAAATCGCACGCTGGATTCAAATCCAAGAAGATATCGGCTTAGACGTATTCGTTCATGGTGAATTCGAACGTAACGACATGGTTGAGTTCTTCGGCGAAAGATTACAAGGCTTCTTAGTTACTAAATACGGTTGGGTTCAATCATACGGTTCTCGTGCGGTTAAACCACCAGTTATCTACGGAGACGTTAAATGGACTAAACCAATCACAGTGGAGGAAACAGCTTATGCTCAAAGCTTAACTGACCACCCTGTAAAAGGTATGTTGACTGGTCCAGTTACAATCTTAAACTGGTCATTCGAACGTGTAGACATTCCGCGTCATGAAGTTCAAGATCAAATCGCTTTAGCAATCAACGAAGAAGTATTAGCACTTGAAGATGCTGGTATTAAAATTATCCAAGTAGACGAACCAGCATTACGTGAAGGTTTACCATTACGCTCTGAGTTCCATGAAGAGTACTTAAGCCAAGCATTGCATTCATTCCGCTTAGCTACATCTTCAGTGGCGGATGCGACACAAATTCATACGCATATGTGCTATTCTCAATTCGGCGAAATCATCCATACAATCCACGACTTGGATGCAGATGTTATCTCAATCGAAACATCACGCAGTCATGGTGCTTTAATCAAAGACTTCGAGGATGTAACGTATGATTTAGGTATCGGATTAGGTGTATATGATATCCACAGTCCGCGTATCCCGACTGAAGAAGAAATCACAGTTGCGATTAACCGTGGTTTACAAGAAATCGACCGTTCATTATTCTGGGTTAACCCAGACTGCGGCTTGAAAACACGTAATGAAGATCAAGTAAAAGAAGCATTAACAGTTTTAGTTTCAGCAGTTAAAAAATTAAGAAATAAAGAAGGACAAGAAACAGCGTAATACAAGTTTCAACTTTATAGGCAAAGGCTTGCTAGTGGGAGAGCAGTCTCAAGTACCACTAGTCAGCCAACCTATAAAATAACCGCCATACATTTCAAAAAGCACCAAAAACAAATCAGTCAGTAAGAGGTGTTCAAGATGAGTTATCCTTTATGGGATCAGCTGAAAAGTTTGAAAGAAAATGAATGGGTGGATTTAACACATACATTCGATTCAGACAGTCCACATTTCAGCGCATTAGAAGCAGCATACATTGATACGATCAGTACAGTTAAAGAAAATGGTTATTTTGTACAAAGATGGAGTGTTGCCACACAATATGGTACACACATTGATGCCCCCATCCACTTTGTAGAAAACAGAAGATATTTGCATGAATTAGATTTAAAAGAATTAGTATTGCCATTAATTGTTCTCGACTATTCTAAAGAAGTTGCGGAAAATCCCGATTTCCGTTTAACTAAGCAGCATTTATTAGAATGGGAACAAGCAAACGGCCGTATTGAACCAGATACATTCGTCGCATTCCGCAGTGATTGGTCACACCGCTGGCCGAATGTGGAACAATTTGAGAATAAAGATGCAGAAGGCAATCCCCACGCACCCGGATGGTCACTCGATGCATTGCAATTCTTATTAGAAGAACGCGGCGTACGTTCAGTAGGCCATGAAACATTCGATACAGACGCTTCAGTCGATGTCGCAAAACACGGCGATTTAATCGGTGAACGTTATGTACTGGGACAAGATACGTTCCAAATTGAGTTATTAACTAACTTAGACCGACTCCCTCAAAGAGGCGCAGTCATTTATACCATCAGTCCAAAACCGGCAGATGCACCAGGATTCCCGGTCCGTGCATTTGCGATTACACCAAACAAGCAGTAATGGACCGCGATCATCCATTACACGCTGCCATTATTAAATTTTAAAAACGACTCCTTAAAAGTTATGAGTAAATACAATAAAAAGTTGGCTACGTTGCCCTGGGTCCTCAGGAATTGGGGCAATGAATCGCCACTGTTCTTAAACCCGATAAGAACATTTCTTTTCATAATCCATACTATTTCTAACCCGATACGAAATAGTAAAATTAAAAACCGCCTATTTCCCGATATTAGGCAAACTATACTCCTTTTTTACTACTAAAAAACAAGAGGTACTGAATATAAAGCCGCATTTCCCACCACCCCGTGAGTGCACAGCCTTTATATTCAGTACCTTATTTTGATGCAAAAAATCACCGCTCGCAGATGATAGTCAACAAGCAGTGATTGAATGATTGGTATTATTTAATTGAAAGCAAATACTTATTTAAGCTTTATACATATCACTTAATGATTTTAACCGCTTCGCAGCCTCATCCAACTGTGCATCATCTAATGCAAGAGAGACACGTACGTAATTACGGCCATTTTCTCCAAACGGAATACCTGGAGCAACTAAAATAGATTGATCTTGAAGAAAGAATTCCACAAATTGTTCGCCATCATAACCTTCTGGTGTCGCTAGCCATAAGAAGATACCGCCAGTCATTGGTTCATACGGAATGTTGCCTTCATCTAAGATTTCAGTGAAACGGTCGCGGCGCGCTCTAAAGACTTCACTTTGTTTATCTAAGAAATAATCATAGTTATTGAGCGCAAATGTCGCCGCATCTTGTAAAGCACCAAACATACCTGCATGATGATGGGTATGATATTTCTTAAGTGCCGCAATCACGTCTTTATTGCCGACCGCAAAACCTACACGATAGCCTGACATGTTATAGCCTTTAGACAGCGAATACACTTCAATTGCGACGTCTTTACCGCCTTCTGTCTGCAAGATACTCGGATTCTTATGATCAAAGCCGAATGCCGCATAAGCAAAGTCATGTACTATCTTCGTTTGCGTACCTCTAAACTTTTGAACAACATCTTCAAACACATCTTGTGTCACTGTAGAGCCTGTAGGGTTATTAGGGTAAGTTAAATACACTAACTTAGTCTGACCTAAGACTTCCTCCGGTACTTTATCAAAATCAGGTTGATAGTATGGCGGTTCAAGCTCTAAGGCATAAGGTTTCGCATCCGCAAATAAGACCCCTGCTAAGTAGTCTGTATAACCAGGATCTGGCAGTAAAACATAATCTTCAGGATTCACAATACAGTTAGGCAGACCGACTAACCCGTTTTTAGTACCATATAAGATACAAACTTCATCATCTTTGTCTAATTCAACACCGTATTGGCGCTGATAGAAATCCACAATCGCTTGTTTGAATGTGTCTTTGCCTTGGAATGCGACATACTTTTGGTTTTCTGGCACACGCAGTGCTTTCGCAAACTCATCTACGATACCTTCAGGTGTTTCCCCGTCAGGAATGCCTACGGCCATGTTGATGAGGGGAAGCGGTCCATGTTCTATTTTTCTCCCCATTGTTTTTCCAAAGTAACTGTCCGGAATTTTTGATAATCTTCTTGAAATGACCAAATTACGTCCCTCCTTAAATAATGAAAAAGCTATACGTTACCCCTAAAGGAACATATAGCATAACTATGTATTTCTCACAGTATTGGTAATTGTTTATCACCTCTATTATTGTAAAAATTCTGACATTTGTCAAATCTCTAATAAAAGACTTCTCATGCTTATACACAAGAAGTCTGATAGGTTTTATTCTCTTTCTCCGTCAGCATCATACTTTTCTACTGAACCATCTGAATTTACGATATAAGATCCTGCTAAATCACCGGATTTA is a window from the Staphylococcus sp. IVB6181 genome containing:
- a CDS encoding autorepressor SdpR family transcription factor → MKELFKALSDETRRKILELLKDETLTAGEIANHFNMSKPSISQHLKILKYSGLILSEKKGQYVYYSLNTSVLDDLLSWIMGLK
- a CDS encoding PLP-dependent aspartate aminotransferase family protein; translated protein: MSLSPETNLIKYHQFPNIAAANPPLYDSSTFPTALIGSEVPYDYARSGHPNRALLEEKLAALEDAEYGIAYNSGIGAISAVFFLLKAGDHLIIPNDVYGGTYRLCEHVLPGFNIEVTAVDTTNPLEVEQAIQDNTKLIHLETPSNPLFKVTDIQAITEIAKAHDVLVSVDNTFLTPLSQKPLHLGADIVIHSATKFLSGHSDLIAGAVVTNNAEVAESLRFLQNTLGSGLSAQDSWTLTKHLKTLYVRWNQSVKNTEKIVEFLRTRPEITDVYYPGNDDINQRQAENGGAVLGFRLSDPDKVPTFAKALKIPQIAVSLGGIQTIVSHPATMSHASVPEDVRNERGITFDLLRLSVGLEDPDELIADFEAALEEAYYEPISTNFEQQRISS
- a CDS encoding mechanosensitive ion channel family protein: MNTFWNTLQGVFNSLIEPLTKPDTYADILNKLIMIVIYVVVAIIIINLVNKSIDQFFKLQNRNPHGRKRSVTLTALLKNVVRYVVWFIVLTTILGKFGISVTGLLAGAGVVGLAIGFGAQTIVKDIITGFFIIFENHFDVGDYVKINLNGTPITEGTVQSIGLRSTRIHAYTGELVVLPNSVMSEITNFSISNGKALIEVPIAMDEDVDKVESKLKEFLDTLHSSYYVFVSKPEILGIEDLTGNAYILKIAAETTPNNAVPGSRILRKEVANFLNQEGIKSPVPIMMQFDGQKPQ
- a CDS encoding ParB/RepB/Spo0J family partition protein, coding for MHDSSNEQEHKVESVALDKIRPNPYQPRKHFDDLKLDDLAASIREHGVLQPIILRKTVQGYHIVVGERRFRASKKAGKTEIPAIVKTMTDAEMMELAIIENLQREDLNAIEEAKSYRKLMDDLHLTQKDVAQRLGKSRPYIANMLRLLNLPESIAKWVEDGRLSGAHGRTLLILKDEALMKQVAEQAMKASWSVRYLEQYLSEMTSDTKQTTQAASQKKPRMIQRQERLLQEHYGTKVAITTKKNKGQITFEFKSEEEFMRLIQQLNSES
- a CDS encoding DUF951 domain-containing protein, whose product is MVAQYGLNDIVEMKKAHACGANRFKIIRMGADIRIKCEHCNRSIMMPRTEFNKKLKKILVSNDTKKKEND
- a CDS encoding bifunctional homocysteine S-methyltransferase/methylenetetrahydrofolate reductase; protein product: MSRFLQTLSNNVLVADGAIGTILYSEGIDTCPEAYNLTHPKKIEQIHRSYIEAGADVIQTNTYGANFEKLQVFGLEHQVKDIIRAGVRIAKQAANEDTFILGTVGGFKGVKQNELSLSTILYHTDIQIETLIDEGVDALLFETYYDLNELLQVIRATKKKYNIPVIAQLTASSTNYLQDGTEINEALKQVEAEGADVIGLNCHHGPHHMQQSFTHIEIPQHAILSCYPNASLLDFEDSAIHYSDNAAYFGKIAETLVKEGVHLIGGCCGTTPEHIRFIKQAVKGLKPALEKKVIPIRRKSNYPSIPVQKDNLTTKVKAGPTVIVELDTPKHLDTTKFFANVKKLDKAKIDAITLADNSLATVRVSNIAAASIIKQNYNIEPLVHITCRDRNLIGLQSHLLGLSLLGINEILAITGDPSKVGHLPGASNVYDVNSKGLAELAVRFNDGLNIDGGALKTKTNFNIAGAFNPNVRKMEAAIKRLDKKVDSGMNYFITQPVYTVERIKEIAEKTAHLDTPFFIGIMPITSYRNAQFLHNEVPGISLPDEVLEQFEAVKDDKQKTKELSLRICRKLIDEVIQHFNGLYLITPFEQVDYSLELSTYFKTQTEKNQEAII
- the ychF gene encoding redox-regulated ATPase YchF, with translation MALTAGIVGLPNVGKSTLFNAITKAGALAANYPFATIDPNVGIVEVPDSRLDALSDIVNPKKVIPTTFEFTDIAGIVKGASKGEGLGNKFLSHIREVDAICQVVRAFDDDNVTHVSGRVDPLDDIEVINMELVLADLESVDKRLPRLEKMARQKDKDAVNEVRILERIKEALEAGDPIRSLEFNEEDAKYVKQAQLLTSKPMIYIANVGEDEVNEADNEKVKTIKEYADNEGSEVIVISAKIEEEIATLDDEDKEMFLEDLGIEEPGLDRLIRSTYDLLGLATYFTAGVQEVRAWTFKTGMTAPQCAGIIHTDFERGFIRAEVTSYQDFVDNKGEQGAKEAGKMRLEGKDYIMQDGDVVHFRFNV
- a CDS encoding SdpI family protein, coding for MLDTIKNNKMGLIIWVISLLTWVLSLAFLPNNIAMQYHDNGTISWSINKYLGALIFMAIISFIYIYYMILPVIDPKKANYRNFNTTYSLIISTILILVYFAEVLIILSNFGITFNSKLILNLVLALLFLIVGNYFQKIRTNWFIGFRTPWTLSSEKNWKKTHRLVGRIYILLGILCLIFPFMNIQTNWILLITIIIFAIIIPYIYSYLIYKQYQK